tgttagggtggttggttagaattgtgatttggttgtataataggtttagaattgtgatttggttgaataatttgttttgttgaattgatttataatttttttataattttttatttttttatatttataaaatctatttttgtatataaattcgattttttggattttacaaaacgttttttgtacataaattcgatttttttgattttacaatacatttttaatatctataaaactttttttgtgattaaaaactattatttgggatttaaaaaatatatatatatattttataaatttctatatttattaaacatttttaatattattaaaacttttttttgtaattattaaactattttttatttattaaaactattttttgtttattagaactatttttatatatttattaaacatttttaatatctataaaactttttttttgtttaaaaactattatttgggattttttttttaaatatatatatatatatatatatatatttatattatataaatttctatatttattaaacatttttaatatctatataaccttttttgtgattaaaaactattatttgggattttttttttttttttaaattaatttatatatttctatatttattaaatatatttttttaatttacaggtctcatgatgatcagacccggcctcgacagcgtcgtggtcgtggtggtacggggagccagtctcgggattccagccattttcaggattcccgttcgccccacagctcctaccatacatctccctctgctgcacccgctcttgctcctctcgctcccgctgctgcacccgctcctgctcctccgggtcctccgggagtgatgagtgttgcggagttggttcgacagcccggtcgtgaccatcttccctatctcactccgtatccacatggacggggtcaaacatggtaattaaacatttttttttctctaaaatttgattcattattaaccgtttgttctttttattaggttcaaccgatccgggaacgagatcagcgcatggatcaaccgtatgatgtactcggccctcgacaggggacatccgactttcactcacttccctaccgacaagcagcatctgtggtttcgtcagtttgcggtaagtattttaattttttactcatatttttaatctttaatataaattttctactaattgtgttttttttccagcaagagttcaactggaattccaatgagacgctctttatctatcactacttcgtccataaagttatggacaactatgggaagcagatccacgagtggaagaagaagtgagaaatcaacaaggtttgtttttaatttattaaacaatttttttaatttattaaacgattttttaatttatttaacttttttttttaaaaggtcccaaagtcgataaacaacacggtctggacggagttgtgtgcgcattgggataaggaagagacgaaagaaacttcttccaccaactccaccaaccgcaggagcgaccgtaaagggaaggacgtcttcaagcataacttgggtgctcaatctattgtctctctgggagatcgcatggtaagttcagtcgTTTTTCcttcaattatttaaattttgaaattttatttttttgtgcatttcttctaatttctaatgtttctttaatttatgtttttttcaaggcggaagaaaatgatggcgagccggttgatgatctcgccctaatgaagagggcgtataccaacaagaagaccggccatattgatgacggtcttgtgagggaagtggtcaccctggtccaaactcaggtgcaggacgaagtgtctcagcttcaaaccgaggatgacgcttcgacggcttcgaccaacttgtcccggtttcgaatcaacaaAATCGTTAAatccgtaagtttttttttttaagtttaattcatttatttcttgatttaaatttggctattttctatttcagtcggttccaaagaagaagggacgtttggtcggtttgggtcgtcgaacccggtcggttcctccttcttctgcaccaccgacctttgttgatccagaagtacttacggctcaattgaaggacaaggatgatcgcatatctttgttggagacccagatggcggctcaacaggcgggctatgaggcacagaggaggctgaaccagcaaatgatggagatgatgcagaggatgtacccgaacgaggtgttcccagatgtgccagacccgtagttttttttttccaaaaactcggaatgttttatttttatttgtgaaactttgaatattttcgaatttaaatttaaattttaattttaattttaatgatttcaattttaattttatttttatattttcgaatttaaatttcaaaaattttatttttaaaaaaaaattaatttttttaaaattccgaggaacggggtccctcggaatataccgagggacatgttcctcggaatataccgagggagatgttcctcggaatattccgagcgacaccgttcctcggaattttccgagggacctgttcctcggaattttccgatgaaaattctgagaaacatttcgtcggaacttccgaggattggaccatcggaaaatcCATCAaaatatcccgaggaagctctccctcggtatattccgaggagctttccgacgaacaGGTGGTCCTCAGAATTTCGTCgaaaatttgtttcctcggaattccgtcggaaaattccgaggaaaaatgaatttccgaggagttatttctaaagacttgtttcgtcggtatgtcgtcggaataacgttattccgacgacataccgacgattttttccctcagtatgtcgctgttttcttgtagtgaacaaatctgaatatcaaaacaatatctcatacgatctctttgtggaataactgctctgaagaaattgaatttaggcgtcaaaaaggactggaaataaatgtgcagatgtgttatctaagtcagttttacaaagtactattcatagttcattttttcttaaatatcttgaaataactcatataattaataataaacttttggctagcaaaaaaaaatcaaatttgtctaattatcgcttaaatattttattaatattgtctaagaaactttcaagtgatatcatagtttaatttttattagtttttttttttgttaatttttagagttttttgtatttaagattttttttcatattaagcttatatttctttcacataattgatatatatatgtcataaaaattaccatcaaatcagttttacttatttattattttttctttaatgaaaatacatattttaaataatttaatttaaaataaaattatatattaatttgctgtattctaaaaatttaattgatttaattaagggcaaatctccaaaatagcacttttctaagtttatgtcacaaaaatagtctttaaaaactaaaatgaccaaaatagcattttatgttttgaaaaatttaatttaattttatttttcaatatttgaaatcttatcccaaaacctcactccccaactctaaaccctaaaacctaaactctgaaccctaaacccttaactctaaaccctaaaccccaccccttaactctaaaccctaaaccacacccctaaactctaaaccctaaaccctaaactctaaaccctaaaccttaaaccctaaatcataaactccacccccttaactctaaaccctaatgtctaaattaatttaccattagggtataagtgtatatttatctcttttgataaaacattaagtgctattttggtctttttttttttttagagactatatttgtgacaaaaacttttttagtgctatcctagtcattttctctttaattaattttctttggtggataacttaaaaagttttcatatgaatcggagaaagcaagcttatgttattatatatatttatttgtgtatatagaatctatatataatgctagtgtaataaagaaagaacattacttttttgtaacttcaaaaagatacattattacaatttgtaattaatcaaaattgaataaaatagtaattaaatatttgtaaatctaattgtttttttttatcttgtttagttggattctcatgaaaagaaatcgataggttaaacaaatgtttcaaaatttgttgtgttattgttttgtctataaattacaaaatttattgaattgatatatttaattattgcatctttaaataatattttactaagacattagagaactatgttttgagttgttttgtcaaaattgtacaaaaatctatgttttttcatatttgtcacgaaaatttatatgttaaacttacttttacaaaattcttaactttgtcacgaaaacaaaaatctatgttttttcatatttgtcaatgttctcacactttcaaagaatatattagcttagtcacttacttgtttttttttacaaaacaaagtatcagagtcttgaaagttgaattcatattattgtaactgtatataagagtttgtgattacatacctaatgattcttgtatatgtgtccaaaaATGTTTctatggcttagtggtaactccCTATATTTATGCCATTagtaacccgggttcgatcttttccttcgcattgttttttcatatttttactaaaaaaataaatgagatgacgtggcaacttcgaactttctgattggttgatttttctattcTACGTGGACAGCCTATCTGAGGCTTATATTCCTCTTTTATTACTTACTAGAGGGgtttccgggctacgcccggattttttcctataatattaattgaatttgtgtgtttttattttaaaaatgaacaaatataatatatactggAACTggtttattgaaaatataaaaatggtaTCTTCTATAAAACTGgtctataattataaaaatatatgcatatttaaaactatcagaattttttgtgtgttttattggAATTATAGTAAATCATTAGCTTTATTAAAAATGGTATCTTAGTTCTAATAGATATGTGCCTCCAAGTAATCAGTAACATTAGGCTAGGACGATGGAACTAATATGAAGACAAAAGTGAAAATgtaatttagatttaatatagGTGTAGAAATCTAAAGAAAAACAatgataaaatagtttaaaatgtAAATGAATCTGCGTATTAAGTCTTGTGAGAAAGAGAATAATAATTCGAATGACGCATGAATTAGAATCAATCTGTGCTGCATGGTTTTGCATGATCTCTTATTTTCCTTTTGAAATGCTTAATGTGATCAATTGATTTGTTGAAGTAGAAATTTGTCGCTGGTGATGAACGGAGTAGTAGTTTGCCTGGAAAATATTGGATATTATTGttatgttgataaaaaaaaattaaatctgtattattttttgatgtgtttagtaaaattatttacCTTGGAAAAGTTTAGGAATTATGCTTGTGATGATGACAACTTTATTATATAGTCAAACAAAACTATAAATTGTAATAAGATACATGAATTTTCAACAATAATTATTACAGACAGggatgtattttaaaaattaacattttcgGTCATACGGAATACATAATAGCCGGacatttaaaatatgttttccctTACAAATTAATGCTATCAAAACAAACGTATAATTTGTATTActgaaatgtttttttccatAAATATGTAATTGtctatgatattttataattacagaaaaatatagaaataatatTGTACAGATATGATCTCGagataagaaagaaattaaatcctctttttaataaaaaaaattaaattagtatattgagttttttttgtttcagaaaaatattaagTGTGTATGATAACATttgatttcaaatataaaaacttttatacGAAAATTTGCATTGTTATATCAggcaaataaattttgttattatttaaaatagattAGAAATAGTATTACTATTTCCTGTATgtatattctaaaataatatattcggttaatttttttatgtttaatagtGTCCgaaatatttacaataaaaaatatggtTTAATTGGATTGGATATTCCAATTGCTTGATCAAAAAGAAGATTAAACAcctttaaaaaccaaaaaaaaaatgctggATCCTTGACAAAAGATAAAAATTCTGAGAGAAAGAGTCTGGAGATTATATAGTTACCTGCAGTTTCTATGGGTTGATCTTTGGGTGGATTATTCATTTCGTTGAAACAATGATCTTTCAACCACCTATTATCAATGAGATATATGTCTTTCACTTTCTTGTTCAAGAAGGAAAAGCCATAAAAAGTTAAAGAGAGATTTGTACGGCAAGAGATCAAAACAGCTAAGTTGAAACCAATATacacaataataaattaaatgagAATGGCAAATATTAGTTGGACAATACCTGTTTGAAGCAGAAGTGAATTCGAGAAGCGTTGGGCTGAGGGAGGCGTTGAAGAGTAGTTAGGTTAAGGGTTTTTTATTTCTAAGCATAAGAATATATGATACATGTGAATGTGGCTAATTTCCTTAAGTTTCGCAAGCGCCTATATCTCTATTATTTATCACCGTGAATGTGGCAcatttccaaaattttataaatgtgtaCAATTGATTTCAGGAATATAGAATCCTGTAAGAATTCACGGcataattgattttaaaaaatatagaaaatcaaTCTGTTTGTTATTTTGCTCATATATGTAAAAGTcaacaaagattataagaaacAATAGAGATTATAAGAAAGATAGTTCAAATTATTGAAATGCAAAGTCTGAAGTTGAAAAAACTGAACATTGTCTTTAACTTAACCAAAAAAGTACTTAAACagcagaaaatttaaaaaaaccaaCTCAGTACTTAAACTGCATCTGTGAGCAGAGGCTCTAATTCTCACATGTTGGGTCAGAACTGCTACACGCCCGCTTACTCCCCTCATCTGCAGTGTCTCCACCGCCTTTATGAGGTTCACAGACGGCGTCTCCAGACTGCGTTGCTCCCTCGGACATTGCAGCAATGTCATTTCCAACTGAAGCTTCCGTGGGTGATGGTGTGTCTAGAGAGAGGATCTTGGTGACAGTTATCGCTCGAGTATTGCCTGAGAAATTGTGGTCAGTAACTTTCACACAGAACTTATGTGTCTGTCCGATGGTGCTGATTAGAGCTTCCGGGACAGGCACCTCATGATCAGCTCCTTCGCTTTTATTAGCCTTACATTTAAGTTTAATAGTGTTAGTTTAAATAACTTGGGAGTTAAGCAAcggaaaaagttaaaaaatcatTTGAGATTATAAACTGGTGCTAGTTACCTCAAAGTAGCTGCTAACTAATTCGGATGCATGTCTCCCAGTCAACTCCCGACCAGCATCTCCAAGTAAGACAAAGAAAGCTTgttcattgttttcataaacaGAAATCTTAGCCCGGTACCTGTTGTGAAAGAATAAGAAACTAAcgtcaaaaattcaaaaattgaaaattaatacTATTGAAACCGTAACTGCATATTAAGGCGAGGTAACATACTCTAGAACGCCAGTTGTGTTAACCTTCTGACATTTTGTGTTTGTACAAATCAACGAACTTGGGCCGTTGGTAGCCTTAGAATGGCACCCACTGCATGCAATGTAGTACCAAGGAGAGCCATGAACAACATCATCAATAGTAGCCGTGCACTCGAAAAAGGCAGCCTGCGAAAGTTTATAAGCATGAGATTAAAATATATCAGTGTTTAAAAAGAGTAAGTAATACAGCTTTACTTTTACCTTTGCAGATTCCTGAGTCATATAGGAGAATATTTCTGCTATAGACAGTGTCTCACGCTTAGTGATGACGTCGGCGCAAACTTGGTTAGCAATCTCTGGGTTAGAGCCCAGcctgaaacaaaataaaaagcagTGCGTCAGTCAATCACTGCTATAAGTGTAAGTCTACGCATCAGATGAATCTGTATAGAAGAGATGCTTAAGACGGATATACATACCAGGTGAAATAATCCCTAGTTGGTTGGACATCATAGTCCATGAAGACCCGTGTGGGGGACATAGAGGATAGGGCAAGGGTTCCTGTTCAATAATGTAAGAATCATTAAAAAGGATTGAGTGGAAATTAGCAACCATTGATAAAGAAGCAAACATTTTAAGGATAGTAAATAATTACCTCCGAGACGTTTAGTGTTAACAGTTGTGACCAAAAGCACTGTCGGAGTGTTTTCACAGGAGTTGAATTTCTTGCAAAAGTCTGTTGCAGCCTGGTCCCAAAGGTAGAGCTTCAGCACAGGTCCACTGCAAAAATAAACTCATAGGTATTTAAGAACTACCGGGAGATGATTACTTGAAATAAAAGAACACACTTACTCATGCGACTGCACATGAATCACAATATGCCGAGTGGTAACAATCTTCACATCGTCAAGGCTGGGACGCTCAATAAGAGTCTGTCCATCGACCAGCTTCATGTGGCCAATAACATCTATAACATTTACACGAAGAGTTAGTTATATGGCTAATAAAActttagaaacaaaatatttgaactaCTTATTTAACccttaaaatatagatttcttTACCTAAGCAGGAAGCTAGACTAAAAACTACAGACAAAGTAATGTAACTGAGAGATGATTTCTAAAACTAATTTGCTTACCGTAGAGGTCACCTTTGAGATCACAGTTGGCTTCAAAATCTTCGTGTGAATGAAACCTGAAACGGTCTTCATCAAAAGAGATGGGAATCTCGTGAAGAACCGACATTTCAGAGTTCCATGCGAAAGACACGGTTGCGACATGATCAGCAACCCGATACACCGGTTTGTTTTTCGATCCGTAGAAATTGATGAGCTTGTAAACTGATCCGCGTTTCATATCTGGCAAGTACTTCTTAATTCGCCCCGGTGGGATGAATCCTTGAATAACAGTTCCCTGAAATAACAAATCACGAAAGGAGAATGAAACCTCAGAACTAAAAAGATACGAAACAAACACATATAAACGAACCAACTTCAGAATTAAAACAGACACGAAACAAAACACTACTTTAACTAATTAATCAAGCGTATGAGAGACGTCTAAGATAACCATCGACAGATACGAAACAAAACACTACTTTAACTAATTAATCAAGCGTATAATAGAGGACTTAAAAACCTGAGAACTAAAACAAATACGAAACAAACACATAGATACGAAACAACTTCGGAATTAAAACAGATGCGAAACAAAACACTAATTTAACTAATGAAACTAATGAATCAAGCGTATAACAGACGTCTAAAATAATCATCGATAGATACGAAACAAAACACTAACTAATGAAACTAATGAATCAAGCGTATAACAGACGTTTAAAATAACAATCGACAGACGTCTAAAATAACAATCGAAACCCTAGCCTATCAAAAACTCTTGGGAAGATAGATCTCACGATCTGGAAACTATCATTGAAGAATCGGCTAACCTGTTCGTCGATGAGGAGCATTTCGAGGCCAATCAGTGTCTTCTTCACCGGGTTCGGAGCCTCCCAGAAATGGATGAGTCGGAAGCGTAGTTGAGCTTCATGGGGACCTAGAGAGACATCCTTGAAGGACATGAATTGTTCATCAGAGTCGGAGGAGACATGCGACTTCCCATTTCGTTTCATCGCCATGGATCGAGTTTCGGGTGGTTCTAGGGTTTTGGTGTGAATATAAAAAGATCAATTTATAAAGAAGGATGAAGAAGGGGAGGTGAAACGAAATCATAAAAGAGGTATTCATTGTGTTGGTTTTGCTCGATTAAATCTCGGCTTCTCGGCTCTGCAATCGGAGAAAACGAAAACGTAAACATAGAGCCGATGAAAAGACGAAGAGGCAGAGACGATAAGCGTCGACGGAGACTCCGAGGTTTCTTTTGTGTTCATGGTTCGACACAAAACTCTAATAAAGCCCAATAACCTCAA
The window above is part of the Brassica napus cultivar Da-Ae chromosome C3, Da-Ae, whole genome shotgun sequence genome. Proteins encoded here:
- the LOC106355225 gene encoding uncharacterized protein LOC106355225; this translates as MAMKRNGKSHVSSDSDEQFMSFKDVSLGPHEAQLRFRLIHFWEAPNPVKKTLIGLEMLLIDEQGTVIQGFIPPGRIKKYLPDMKRGSVYKLINFYGSKNKPVYRVADHVATVSFAWNSEMSVLHEIPISFDEDRFRFHSHEDFEANCDLKGDLYDVIGHMKLVDGQTLIERPSLDDVKIVTTRHIVIHVQSHDGPVLKLYLWDQAATDFCKKFNSCENTPTVLLVTTVNTKRLGGTLALSSMSPTRVFMDYDVQPTRDYFTWLGSNPEIANQVCADVITKRETLSIAEIFSYMTQESAKAAFFECTATIDDVVHGSPWYYIACSGCHSKATNGPSSLICTNTKCQKVNTTGVLEYRAKISVYENNEQAFFVLLGDAGRELTGRHASELVSSYFEANKSEGADHEVPVPEALISTIGQTHKFCVKVTDHNFSGNTRAITVTKILSLDTPSPTEASVGNDIAAMSEGATQSGDAVCEPHKGGGDTADEGSKRACSSSDPTCEN